One Ricinus communis isolate WT05 ecotype wild-type chromosome 2, ASM1957865v1, whole genome shotgun sequence DNA segment encodes these proteins:
- the LOC8277164 gene encoding protein PARTING DANCERS, giving the protein MAYFRSFRGAPSAQNSYNSGNAAAAGVCMMNSKWKQEQSPSFINFVSSFLSANSFRLNFVPISPDCIFNCGGMSVAFIFITNWDCDNVMPIFTRVEKLKGQFANLYVVVCLPTKNHNDSFVRSYFKFGMEFGRPTFVPVLDKEMGFEKIVKIALSRGACKKQDVISKLKAERRQAMQGMDIFLRVVTSIPGIDNHDANALNQAIGSIEAIAKASKERILETTDLSAEKADTITRFFRDPKYYLSPKIN; this is encoded by the exons ATGGCGTATTTCAGATCATTCCGTGGAGCTCCATCAGCTCAAAATTCGTACAATTCAG gGAATGCAGCTGCAGCAGGAGTCTGTATGATGAATAGCAAATGGAAACAAGAACAGAGTCCATCATTCATCAACTTCGTCTCCTCTTTCCTATCTGCTAATTCCTTCCGTCTCAACTTCGTCCCTATTTCCCCT GACTGCATTTTTAACTGTGGAGGCATGTCAGTTGCATTCATCTTTATAACCAATTGGGACTGTGACAATGTCATGCCCATCTTCACTAG AGTTGAGAAGTTGAAGGGCCAGTTTGCTAAtctttatgtggttgtttgcCTTCCAACCAAGAACCATAATGATTCATTTGTTCGCTCTTACTTCAA GTTTGGAATGGAGTTTGGGAGGCCTACTTTTGTGCCTGTGCTAGACAAAGAGATGGGTTTTGAAAAGATTGTTAAGATTGCTCTCTCTCGTGGAG CATGCAAGAAGCAGGATGTTATATCAAAATTGAAGGCTGAG AGGAGACAAGCTATGCAAGGGATGGACATTTTCCTTAGAGTGGTCACATCCATACCAGGCATTGACAATCATGATGCTAATGCG CTCAATCAAGCTATTGGGTCCATTGAAGCAATTGCTAAGGCATCCAAAGAGCGTATCCTGGAGACCACAGATCTTTCAGCTGAAAAAGCAGATACTATTACAAGGTTTTTCAGAGATCCAAAGTATTACCTGAGTCCAAAAATCAATTGA
- the LOC8277165 gene encoding uncharacterized protein LOC8277165: MDSANSNISISVSSSSSSSSKRPSKRLLYDRRYGWVVDEWKEPSEEALAGGRGMFCILPLSKALLNSASHSINLAANFAVKVFERPDLFTPQAVKENLDQQLQKFNSTLRKQEINCLSLMEKFPSQTLTFPSRLQMQTRES, translated from the exons ATGGACTCTGCAAACTCCAATATCTCAATCtcagtttcttcttcttcttcttcttcttctaaaaGACCGTCGAAGCGCCTGTTGTATGATCGCCGTTACGGTTGGGT AGTTGATGAATGGAAAGAGCCCTCGGAGGAAGCATTAGCAGGAGGACGCGGaat GTTCTGCATATTGCCTCTATCGAAAGCTCTCCTAAATTCAGCTTCTCACTCT ATTAACCTTGCAGCAAATTTTGCTGTCAAAGTCTTCGAAAGGCCGGATCTTTTCACCCCTCAAGCAGTGAAGGAGAATCTTGATCAACAGCTTCAAAAATTCAACTCCACCCTaagaaaacaagaaatcaACTGTCTGTCTCTCATGGAAAAATTTCCATCACAAACTCTCACCTTCCCCTCCCGTCTACAAATGCAAACAAGAGAATCATAG